AGTCAAGACGCTTACTAAAAATTAAGGGAAAGGTTGTCATTTCAAATGCTTCAGAGTGAGAAGTCATTGTTTTCTCTCAAATGTGAACTCAACTTCTACTGGTTCATTCTTATTAGCACTCTCTAAAGCTTTTATAGCAACCATCAGGGCATGGAGTCCTTCTTCCCCACTTACCAGTGGTCTCTCTTTCTTTTTAACACACTCAACAAAATGTTCAAGTTCATTTCTTAGAGGCTCTTTAAACTGCACTTTCGCCTCTCTAACCCATTCATGATTGTATAATACGAGCTTTTGGGCTATGTAATCCAATTCCACTATGCCCTCAGACCCAACTACGGTGAGGGTTCTAACTTTATGAGGAGTAAGCCAGTTGGTTTCCACAATTCCAGTGGTGTTTTCAAAATCAAGCATTATTATTGCGTAATCCTCAAGTTCCAAGGGATTCTTTGCACTTCCAGCCTTAGCGTAAACTTTTCTCACATTTCTCTCAATCAAGAAACTCATTATATCAATATCGTGAACTCCTAAATCTATTATCACTCCAACATCTTTGATTTGTGGAGGCAAAGGCCCAACACGCTTGGCAGTGAGAGTAACGATTTGTCCAATTAAATTCTCATCCAAAACCTCTTTCAACTTCAGAACAGCCGGGTTAAACCTCTCCACGTGCCCAACCATTAGGGT
The Methanomassiliicoccales archaeon genome window above contains:
- a CDS encoding Gfo/Idh/MocA family oxidoreductase — translated: TLMVGHVERFNPAVLKLKEVLDENLIGQIVTLTAKRVGPLPPQIKDVGVIIDLGVHDIDIMSFLIERNVRKVYAKAGSAKNPLELEDYAIIMLDFENTTGIVETNWLTPHKVRTLTVVGSEGIVELDYIAQKLVLYNHEWVREAKVQFKEPLRNELEHFVECVKKKERPLVSGEEGLHALMVAIKALESANKNEPVEVEFTFERKQ